The Sorangiineae bacterium MSr11954 DNA segment GACAGCAAGTTCGAGGTCCCTGCGAACTACAAGAAATTCGAACGCCCTTGATCAAGACCGTCGCGGCGTTGATGTTGGTCGCCTCGGGGTGCTCCCACGGGTGCTCGCGGGCGCCGAGCCCGCAGGCGTACGCGTGCGAGGGCGCGTCCCTCGCGACGGAGCGAACGGGCGCGCCCGCGGTGAGCGCGTATGCGGTGGTGGATTTTCCGCGCGGCACCGGGACCCACGAGCTCTCGGGCACCGCCTTCGACGAGGCCACGCGGACGCTCTATGCCATCGAGGACAAGGCGCCCAAGATCGTATCGTTCGTGGCGAGCCCGGATTATCGCTCCTGGTCGGCGGGCACGCCCATTTTGCTCTCGGGCTACCTCGAAGACCGCTGGGACGGCGAAGGCTTGGTGCGCCTGCCCGATGGCAGCTTTTACGTCGTCGCCAACGAGAGCGAGCCGGTGCTGGCCCACTTCGACGCGCGGGGCGCGTTCATTCAGACCATGAACGTCCCTTCGGACTACGCGAAGCAAATCTCCAACAAAGGCCTGGAGAGCCTGACCCTCTCGCCCGACGGCCGCTACTTGTTCAGCGCCAACGAGGCCGCCCTGGCATCCGACGGTCCGGGCGCCACCAAAGCGCTGGGCACCGTCGTGCGCATCTGGCGGCACGATCTCACCACGGCCAAGGACGAGGAGTTCGCCTACCGCACCGAGCCCCTGGGCGCTGGCGGCGGCGGCGGCGACATGGGCGTCTCGGAGCTGGCCGCCCTCTCCGCCGACGAGCTCTTGGTGCTGGAGCGCGGCTTCCAACACGGCTACGGCAACACCGTGCGCATCTTCCGCATCGACCTCACCGGCGCGAAGAACGTCGCAGGCGTCCCCTCCCTCGACGATACCACCGCCGTGCGCGACAAAATCCTCGTGGCCGATCTGGGCAACCTCACGTGCGCGGGCGTGACCCACAAGGGCCCGCAGCCCAACCCCATCCTCGAAAACTACGAAGCTCTCACCGTCGGCCCCCTCCTCCCCGACGGCCGCCGCCTCCTCTTCCTCGCCTCCGACGACAACGGCCGCTCCGACCAAGTCGCCCGCCTCCTCGTCCTTGCGGTGACTTCGCTCTAGCGGGGACCGCGCTCCAGCGGCTGTCGCGCGGCGTGGTAAAGCCGCACCACGTAAAACACGTCACCTCGGCGCTCGTAATACAGATGAAAGGGATGCGCGATCCACCGGTGAACGCGTCGCTCTCCGCGTTCGCTTTGGAGGACGATCATTCGGCCATCGGTTGGAAGGGAAGCGTAGTCGGAGAGCACGCGGTGGATGCGCGCGCGCTCCCGTTCGGCCACCATGGGATCGGCGGTCGCCGCGACGTAAAAAAGGTACGCGCGGAGATCGCGTTGCGCGCGTGGCGAGAGAAGGATCTTCATCCGGTGCGGCGGCGCACGCGAACTTCCTCGAGCGCTTGCAGCTCCTCTCGGAGCTCGGCCATCACATTTTCGAGGGGCAAAGCTTCCCCGCGATCGATCTCTTCGAGCGCAAGACGGATCCCGTCGACCTCTTCGGGCGTCGGTTCGAGCTCGTCGTTGGACTCGTCGGGGGGAGAACTCATCGAGGTATTCTACCAGCGGGCACGCCGCCACGCACGGACCAACGGCGAGGTCGCTTGCGGCGGTTACTTCCCCATGAACGAGTCAATCAGCCAATCCACGATGCACGCTGCGTTCTCGGCGGCGCGTTGTTGGGAGGCGAGGTAGTCTTGCGCGATCGAGGAGCGTGGGTTGACGCGATCGGCGATGGATTTGATGGCGAGGAAGGGGAGGGCGAGCTTCTGGGCGATCTGCGCGACGCCGGCGGTTTCCATGTCGATGGCGAGCGCGCCGGGGTGCTTGCGCGCCAAGGCGATTTTGCGCGCGGGATCGGCGCAGAATTCGCTGCCCGACAAGAGGGTGCCGCTGTAGAGGCTGCGGCCGGGTTGCCGTTTTAGCCCGTCGCAGATGGCCTGACGAAGGGTCGCGTCGGGGATGAAGGGAGGGGGCGGGCGCTGATCTTTGGGCAGGGAGACGTGCAGCTGTCCGGGCGCCATCAACTCTTCACCCTCCGGGGTGGAGCAGATGGCGTCGTGTTGAAGCACTTGCTCCGCGATCACCAGATCACCGATTTCGAGCTCGGGGCGCAGGGAGCCGGCGACGCCGAGGGAGAGGACCACGTGAATCGGGTAGTGGCACGCGATCAGCGCGGTGTGGAGCCCCGCGTACACGAGACCGACTCCGCTTCGGGCGACCACGATCGAGTGGGCTCCGAAGGTGGCCGCTGCCACCAGCACACCGAGTCGCGAGTTCACCGCGATGATGCGGCGGTCCGGCAGGCGGCTCAAGATCGCTTGCTCCTCGATCTCCATGGCCACCAGGATCAGCCAGGTGGGAAACGACGCGACCACGCGCACCTCCGCGTTGAAAATCGGGTGCGGCAAGCCGCACGCCGCTGCGTTGAACGGAGGGGGCGGCGAGCCGCGCGCCTCCGTGTGTGCGAGTCATATCATTTTTCCAGGCTCCAGACCGTGGGGCTGCGCGGCGTCTCGAGGTAGTAGTCCGAATATTTTCGGATGAAGATCTCGCGTCCGAGCCGTTCGGCGGCCAAGGTTGGGCCGCTGGGATCGTGGACGACCTCGCCGCGGCGGTTGCCCGAGCCGCGCACCACGCCCACGAAGTCGGAGCGCGTATAGCGCGAGAACTCTTGAATCTGATGCACGATACCGAGCTCCGCGCCCGGGTACGTCTCCTCCGAGGCGAGCACCAGGCCGATCCGTTTGCGCGCCATCTTCGCGAGCGCCTCGGCGGAGCGCGGGTGGGACGCCGCGTAGTAGCAAAACGTGCGATCGAAGAACGCCTTGGTCTGCGCGGAGAGGCCGTACCAGTAGATGGGCGAGCAGAAGACGACGCCGTCACACGCCAGGAAATCGTCGAAGAGATCGCGGAAGCCATCGGCGATGGAGCACTCGCCGTTCGGCAGACGGCACGTGCGGCAGTCGCGTAGGAAGCTCCCGATATGGTCGTCGAGGAAGCGAAGGGTCACGTCGGTCCCTGCGGATTCGGCGCCGCGGCGAACGGATTCGGCGAGCACGGCCGAGTTGCCCGCGCGCCGCGGGCTGCCCACGAGTACGAGAAGTTTCATGCGCGTGGATGTTGCGCTCGGGCACCGGCATGTAAAGTAGGCACGCGAGAGTAACCACGATGACCCACTCGACCCATGGCCGCTCGCAGTGCCCGACGGACCTCCTGCTCGCCACCCTGTCCGGCCCCTGGACGATGCACATCGTGTGGACTCTGTTCGAGGTGGGCCCCGGCCGGTTCGGCGCCCTCAAACGCCGCATCCCGGGGATCTCGTCGCGCCTCTTGACCGAGCGCCTCCGCATGCTGGAAGCGCAGGGCTTCGTCCATCGCCACGAAGAGAAGACGGTGCCGCCGCAAGTAACGTATGCCGCGACGGAGCGCTTGCAGCGCTTATGCAGCGCCCTCGAAGCGCTCGGCCACGTGGCCGACGAGTGGTACGCGGCGACACCCCGGCCCGCCGCCCGTCGCGAGCCTCCTTCCGCGACCTAGGGCCAGCGGGCGATGTCGCGCGGCGCGAACACCGGGCGAAACGCGCGGCGCGGCGGATAGGAGCGCGTCGGGCGGCGCACCACGCCCCGGCGTGAGTTGAAGGCCTCGATCATCCACCCGTTCCCCTCGTAGATGGCGACGTGGCCGGGCCACCAGAGGAGGTCGCCGGCGCGCAGTTCGTCCATGGCCACCTCCGGCAACGATCGCGCGATATCATGCGACGTTCGGGGAATGCGCACCCCGGCGCGGCTCCATGCCATTTGCGCGAGGCCCGCGCAATCGAAGCACCGGGGGCCTTCGCCTCCCCAGCAATAAGGTTTTCCGACTTGCGCCTCCGCATACGTAATCACTTCGGAAATGCGGGTGGAGGCTTCGGGCGATGCGGGCTCCGCATCGGCGACCGGCGGCGCGAGGGCCGCATTGGGCGCCCATCGCCTGTGTCCCGAGCTCGAGCAGCCAGTGAGGATGAGCATGGCACCGAGGGTTGGGACGAGTATTCGCATGTGCGTTATCGTGGCCTGCTCCCGCGGGCGGGGCCGAGTTTTTGGCAAATGAAAGAGTCCTCGTCGAGCTTGGCGCGATGGCGATGCGGTAAAGCCAATGACAGGCTACGGGCCAATGGGCGCGACCTCCTCGAGGGCTTTCGATGGCCTGGTGGTGGCCGGTCGGCGCCAGACAGGTCACGGTGGCCGCGGCGGCCGTGCTCTCCGAGCTTCGAGGCGCGCATCCCGGCGGCCCTGGCCTCACGCTGCACGGGCGGCCCGGTGCTCCGCCGCACGTATGGATTCGTGGGCTCTCGGAGGAGGACCTCCTGGCGCGCGGCCTGGTGAGCGCCGAGTCGCTCGACCCCTTCGAGGCGCGCATTCTTTTGCAGCTGCTCCCGGCGCGGGCCGAGGACGCGGTGACGAGATCCGGGCGGTGTTCGCCCATTTCGTGTAAATGGCGGGCGTGCCCCGCCGCATCGACGACCGCAACATTTGGGTGATCAACGGCGCGGTCCTGCTCCTCGGGATCGCCTACGGCGTCTCGATCGCCGTGCTGGCCATTCATCTGAGCGCCCACGGCATCCCCAAGCTGGCGATGGGCGCGCTGTCGGCCTCGTTCGCGGTGGGCATCGCGGGGCTCTCGATCCCGGCCGGGTGGCTCATCGCCCGCGCCGGCGCCAAGAAGACGATGCTCGGCGCGCTGCTCGGATATGCGGTCTGCGTCTCGGCGTTTCCG contains these protein-coding regions:
- a CDS encoding esterase-like activity of phytase family protein translates to MIKTVAALMLVASGCSHGCSRAPSPQAYACEGASLATERTGAPAVSAYAVVDFPRGTGTHELSGTAFDEATRTLYAIEDKAPKIVSFVASPDYRSWSAGTPILLSGYLEDRWDGEGLVRLPDGSFYVVANESEPVLAHFDARGAFIQTMNVPSDYAKQISNKGLESLTLSPDGRYLFSANEAALASDGPGATKALGTVVRIWRHDLTTAKDEEFAYRTEPLGAGGGGGDMGVSELAALSADELLVLERGFQHGYGNTVRIFRIDLTGAKNVAGVPSLDDTTAVRDKILVADLGNLTCAGVTHKGPQPNPILENYEALTVGPLLPDGRRLLFLASDDNGRSDQVARLLVLAVTSL
- a CDS encoding flavodoxin family protein translates to MKLLVLVGSPRRAGNSAVLAESVRRGAESAGTDVTLRFLDDHIGSFLRDCRTCRLPNGECSIADGFRDLFDDFLACDGVVFCSPIYWYGLSAQTKAFFDRTFCYYAASHPRSAEALAKMARKRIGLVLASEETYPGAELGIVHQIQEFSRYTRSDFVGVVRGSGNRRGEVVHDPSGPTLAAERLGREIFIRKYSDYYLETPRSPTVWSLEK
- a CDS encoding NlpC/P60 family protein, whose translation is MRILVPTLGAMLILTGCSSSGHRRWAPNAALAPPVADAEPASPEASTRISEVITYAEAQVGKPYCWGGEGPRCFDCAGLAQMAWSRAGVRIPRTSHDIARSLPEVAMDELRAGDLLWWPGHVAIYEGNGWMIEAFNSRRGVVRRPTRSYPPRRAFRPVFAPRDIARWP
- a CDS encoding 5'-methylthioadenosine/S-adenosylhomocysteine nucleosidase; translation: MPHPIFNAEVRVVASFPTWLILVAMEIEEQAILSRLPDRRIIAVNSRLGVLVAAATFGAHSIVVARSGVGLVYAGLHTALIACHYPIHVVLSLGVAGSLRPELEIGDLVIAEQVLQHDAICSTPEGEELMAPGQLHVSLPKDQRPPPPFIPDATLRQAICDGLKRQPGRSLYSGTLLSGSEFCADPARKIALARKHPGALAIDMETAGVAQIAQKLALPFLAIKSIADRVNPRSSIAQDYLASQQRAAENAACIVDWLIDSFMGK
- a CDS encoding helix-turn-helix transcriptional regulator encodes the protein MTHSTHGRSQCPTDLLLATLSGPWTMHIVWTLFEVGPGRFGALKRRIPGISSRLLTERLRMLEAQGFVHRHEEKTVPPQVTYAATERLQRLCSALEALGHVADEWYAATPRPAARREPPSAT
- a CDS encoding type II toxin-antitoxin system RelE/ParE family toxin; protein product: MKILLSPRAQRDLRAYLFYVAATADPMVAERERARIHRVLSDYASLPTDGRMIVLQSERGERRVHRWIAHPFHLYYERRGDVFYVVRLYHAARQPLERGPR